GTAGGCAACGAAGACACGGGCTGGCGCAGTGCGGTCATCTTCACGCTGATCGAAAACATCCGCCGCGCAGGCCACGATGCCTACGCCTACCTCAAATGGGTCTTCGAAAAAATTCCCCACATGACCAATCAGGACAACCTGCGTGAGCTGCTACCCAAAGTCTGGATCAGACTCCAGCAAGACAAACAGCAGACGAGCAGACAAGAGACCGCCGCCTGATCATAGACGTCATATACGACGCTCTATGACGTCTACGAAATCGATGTTGCAACGTCAGCCGCAAGTGAAATCCAAGGGCCGATGATTTAGCGCTTACTCTGAAACAGCCGAAACTTTACTAACAAAATCTGCTGGTGGAACAAATTTATAATTTAAATCAACCTTCTCAGACAGCCAAGTCAGTGCTATCTTTGGAGAATCATCTAAAACTTCATTAACATTATCCATAGCAATTTCATAACCTCGAAATAACGTTATAATTTCAGACAATTCTCCATTAACTGTAAACATTTTAGGACGCTTAAGCACCATCACAGCCAATGACTGTTGTTTAATTTCAAATGTGCTCATGCTCGTAAATTGTCTGTCCTTTTAATATAGTGATTTAGTTTAATTGCCTTTGAACTCACCATATTCCCTCAAAAATTCTGCGTAGGCGTCTTGAATCATTCCTGGACCCAAGTATTTTGAACCATCAGCTTTAAAATCCACTCTAGCTTTTTCCAATGCTTCCTCAGGCGAGTTAGCATCGACGA
The sequence above is drawn from the Rubritalea squalenifaciens DSM 18772 genome and encodes:
- a CDS encoding transposase domain-containing protein, with translation VGNEDTGWRSAVIFTLIENIRRAGHDAYAYLKWVFEKIPHMTNQDNLRELLPKVWIRLQQDKQQTSRQETAA